Below is a genomic region from Granulicella sp. L56.
GTCACCAACGAACTCCGCAAAACCGTCGAAGGCTTCCTCGAGGATAATGACCTATCGATGGGGCATATCTGCAGCTTTATCTTCCATAGCGGAGGGCCCAAAGTGCTGAAAGCGATGGAAGCTAGCTTAGACCTGCCCCGCGGTGCTCTCGCAGCCTCATGGAACAGCCTTCGCCAGCGCGGCAACCTGTCATCCGCCTCCGTTCTGACGGTGATGGAAGACTTTTTGATGAACCGGCCGGGAAGTCCGGGCTGCTACAGCATGATTGGCGCAATGGGTCCGGCGTTCTGTTCCGAGCTGCTTTTGCTTCAGTGGTAGGTGTGGGAAGTAATGTGCGAGATGCATCCGGATGTTGCAAATCCGGTTAAATCAAAAGAAGGGAGCCCGTTGCGGCTCCCTTCTTTTGCAAAAGCTTAAGGCTAAACCTATATAGGACTAGGCCTTGAACTTGCGGCGTGCCAACCCAACGATTCCGAACAGACCGGTACCGAAGAGAGCGAGCGAAGCCGGCTCCGGAACAGGAGCGGGTGCGGCTGAGGTTGATGCTGAGAAGGATGTTAGCTGAGCGACGTCCTGACCGGTCACGTACTGAGTGGTAAAAGAGAACGTGGCTGGTCCTGACTCCCCACTAAATACACCGGTTCCAACAAAGGTTCCATTGCCGGTGACGGACAGGCAAGTGCTGCCGAGATTGCATCCGCTCATCGGGTCTGTATTGCCGGTGACGTAGCTGGCGTTGTACTGCGTCATATCGAACGTGAAGGTCTCGCCATTCCCTGAAGTCGAGAAGAGTGGGACAAAGCCGCCCGTATACGGAGGATTAGGAGGAGTATTTATCCCGTTGTTATACGGGAGAGCTCCGGGAAGAAAATTGATCAGAGCTCCATCCGACAGATAGGTGGAAAACGCGCCGCTGATTCCCCCCACAATGATTGAATTGTTGGGACTTCCGGGTGCCCCGTTGGGATTAAACGTGATGGTTGAACTGGTAAAGGTGTCAGTTCCAGTCGCGGAAAAAAACCCGCTAATAGAATCTGCATGAGCCATAGCACCGCTGCTTATGGCAAGGACAAAAAGTACCGCAAAGCGCTTAAGCATTAGGATCCTCCAAATAAAAAACTGAACTTGCGAGAAAGCTACCTCGCTCC
It encodes:
- a CDS encoding PEP-CTERM sorting domain-containing protein translates to MAHADSISGFFSATGTDTFTSSTITFNPNGAPGSPNNSIIVGGISGAFSTYLSDGALINFLPGALPYNNGINTPPNPPYTGGFVPLFSTSGNGETFTFDMTQYNASYVTGNTDPMSGCNLGSTCLSVTGNGTFVGTGVFSGESGPATFSFTTQYVTGQDVAQLTSFSASTSAAPAPVPEPASLALFGTGLFGIVGLARRKFKA